Proteins from a single region of Chloroherpeton thalassium ATCC 35110:
- a CDS encoding Ppx/GppA phosphatase family protein has protein sequence MPKIATIDIGTNTALLLIAEFDLATKQLHTILNQIEVVRLGQGVDKERRITAESISRLVLAMAKFKSTIQAHGVEKTYAVATSAMRDAQNRDDVIQTVQEQTGIDIELLKGEAEADMTFLGATIGWRNLPKKFLVIDIGGGSTEIALGDQNGIIDGVSLNIGAVRLVERCFSTIPPKPAELEAAKDIITKALSAPLSRFIQGRESVFAVAGTPATLAKVIQKLPDFLPDRIHGFELTYAHVHSLLDAFSKSTTEQILEMGVEPGREDLIVVGTMILHQFMRIFGVPSVRVSIQGLRYGVAARKANEFLK, from the coding sequence ATGCCTAAAATCGCAACCATTGATATTGGGACAAACACGGCTTTGCTGCTTATTGCTGAATTTGACTTGGCAACCAAGCAGTTACACACAATTCTTAACCAAATCGAAGTCGTTAGACTTGGCCAAGGCGTTGATAAAGAGCGTCGGATTACAGCCGAATCCATCAGTCGGCTTGTTTTGGCAATGGCCAAGTTTAAATCTACCATTCAAGCACACGGCGTGGAAAAAACTTACGCGGTTGCAACCAGCGCCATGCGCGATGCCCAGAATCGCGATGATGTGATTCAAACGGTGCAGGAACAAACCGGCATTGACATTGAACTGCTTAAGGGAGAAGCAGAAGCCGACATGACCTTTCTTGGCGCAACCATTGGTTGGAGAAACTTGCCGAAAAAATTTCTTGTCATCGACATCGGCGGCGGCAGTACGGAAATCGCACTTGGCGACCAAAACGGCATCATCGATGGCGTCAGTCTCAATATCGGCGCGGTAAGATTGGTGGAGCGCTGCTTTAGCACAATTCCGCCAAAGCCGGCTGAACTTGAAGCGGCCAAAGACATTATCACGAAGGCCTTAAGCGCACCGCTTTCTCGATTCATCCAAGGACGCGAAAGTGTTTTTGCAGTTGCTGGCACACCTGCCACACTTGCAAAAGTCATTCAAAAACTTCCCGATTTTCTCCCCGATCGAATTCACGGTTTTGAATTGACTTACGCTCATGTTCACTCGTTGCTTGACGCATTCAGCAAAAGCACAACTGAGCAGATTTTGGAAATGGGCGTAGAGCCAGGCCGCGAAGACTTGATTGTTGTGGGAACGATGATTTTACACCAATTCATGAGAATTTTCGGCGTGCCTTCGGTTCGCGTTAGCATTCAAGGACTTCGCTACGGTGTTGCAGCAAGAAAAGCGAATGAATTCCTTAAATAA
- a CDS encoding winged helix-turn-helix domain-containing protein — MNPRTILIADDESQYVSWLRTRLEQEGYNIVWARDAAETLAHLSQKPEVVLLDLMNDSNGLELCRQLRALPEGKSVPIIMLASKSEESDEVLGLELGADDFLSKTTSPKVLSARIKNVLKRYHVNAREELTRLKIGDLEIDRSSHTVRLDEKDIFLPRKEFELLWILATNKGKVFSREMLLRRVWGENIYVTDRTVDVHICKVRQRLGKFGEDAIETIKGVGYRLKF; from the coding sequence ATGAATCCGCGAACTATACTTATTGCTGATGATGAATCTCAGTACGTATCGTGGTTACGAACGCGCCTTGAACAAGAGGGATATAATATTGTTTGGGCTCGTGATGCAGCTGAAACGCTTGCTCATCTTTCACAAAAGCCTGAAGTTGTCCTTCTCGATTTAATGAACGACTCCAATGGCTTAGAGCTTTGCCGTCAGCTCCGTGCGTTGCCTGAGGGAAAGTCCGTTCCGATTATCATGCTTGCCAGCAAAAGTGAAGAATCGGATGAAGTGCTTGGCCTTGAGCTTGGCGCCGATGATTTTTTGAGCAAAACGACAAGTCCAAAGGTGCTTTCTGCACGTATTAAAAATGTGCTGAAGCGCTATCATGTTAATGCTCGTGAGGAATTGACTCGTCTTAAAATTGGCGATCTCGAAATCGACCGCAGTTCGCACACCGTGCGCCTCGATGAAAAAGATATTTTCTTGCCTCGTAAGGAATTTGAACTGCTTTGGATTTTAGCCACAAACAAAGGCAAAGTTTTTTCTCGTGAAATGTTGCTTCGCCGCGTTTGGGGTGAAAATATTTATGTGACAGATCGCACGGTCGATGTGCATATTTGCAAAGTTCGTCAACGTCTTGGAAAATTTGGCGAAGATGCGATTGAAACCATTAAAGGGGTTGGCTATCGCTTAAAGTTTTAA
- a CDS encoding vWA domain-containing protein: MFDIFSLPNFSFQNPEFLFLFLLIPLLSGIYFYYERTGRKASLLFPDIRHPKKSTKQQIYKFRHIVFALRMLALAFLILSFARPRLENQREKVFSEGIDIVLAIDLSGSMLAEDFEPKNRIEAAKSVATDFIHQRLSDRIGLVVFSGKSFTQCPLTLDYRLLTNFISELKAGTIEEDGTAIGTAIATATNRLRESTAKSKVIILLTDGQNNAGEIEPVTAAELAAALGIKIYTVGAGTRGYARYPIPDPLFGKRYVQMKVDVDDSTLTRIARISGGRYFRATDLESLKKTYHEIDELEKTKVEVERYTEYREEFAMFLTPALILLALEFLLANTRFRKVP; the protein is encoded by the coding sequence ATGTTCGATATTTTTTCGCTACCCAATTTTTCTTTTCAAAATCCTGAGTTTTTATTTCTCTTTTTGCTCATTCCGTTGCTCAGCGGAATTTACTTTTATTATGAGCGAACCGGAAGAAAAGCCTCGCTGCTTTTTCCCGACATTCGCCATCCGAAAAAAAGTACCAAGCAGCAAATTTATAAATTTCGCCACATCGTTTTTGCGCTTCGAATGCTTGCGCTGGCATTTTTAATTTTGAGCTTTGCGCGCCCGCGTTTGGAAAATCAGCGCGAAAAAGTCTTCTCGGAGGGAATCGATATCGTGCTTGCCATCGATCTTTCCGGCTCGATGCTTGCTGAAGATTTTGAACCAAAAAATCGAATTGAGGCGGCCAAATCCGTTGCGACGGATTTTATTCATCAACGGCTCAGCGATCGAATCGGCTTGGTGGTGTTCAGCGGAAAAAGCTTCACGCAATGCCCGCTGACGCTGGATTATCGCCTGCTGACGAATTTCATCAGCGAACTCAAAGCAGGCACGATCGAAGAGGACGGCACCGCCATCGGCACGGCGATTGCCACCGCAACCAACCGTTTGCGCGAATCGACGGCGAAAAGCAAAGTAATTATTTTGCTGACCGACGGGCAAAACAACGCCGGTGAAATTGAGCCCGTCACGGCGGCGGAACTTGCGGCGGCGCTGGGCATCAAAATTTACACCGTCGGTGCAGGCACGCGCGGCTATGCACGCTACCCGATTCCCGACCCGCTTTTCGGCAAACGATATGTGCAAATGAAAGTGGATGTGGATGATTCCACGCTCACGCGAATCGCGCGTATCTCAGGTGGGCGTTATTTTCGCGCCACCGATTTAGAGAGCCTGAAAAAAACTTACCATGAAATTGATGAACTCGAGAAGACAAAAGTGGAAGTCGAACGCTACACGGAATATCGTGAAGAGTTTGCCA
- a CDS encoding response regulator — MIRKVLLVDDDADIHLFMQAVLHTEWIVAHSVYSAKEALKEFQSREFDLIISDISMPEMNGYEMVQELGKSNFKVPPVLILSSLANTNLIMKCLAAGVADYIIKPAEPERIRKTVYGLLLLDKNGQPISQRSLSSYMGEMTMMKSTGKLLLDDGKHTGEMRYENGKLKEIKFGPLTGLNALEAAKQSKFLQVTFIEGDFIIGSS; from the coding sequence ATGATTAGAAAAGTGCTTCTTGTCGACGATGACGCCGATATCCATCTTTTTATGCAAGCCGTATTGCATACGGAGTGGATCGTTGCCCACTCTGTATATAGCGCAAAAGAAGCCCTTAAAGAATTCCAGTCGCGCGAGTTTGACCTTATCATTTCAGATATTTCCATGCCGGAAATGAACGGTTACGAAATGGTGCAAGAACTTGGAAAATCCAACTTCAAGGTGCCGCCCGTCTTGATTTTAAGTTCGCTCGCCAATACCAACTTGATTATGAAGTGCCTTGCTGCTGGCGTGGCAGACTACATCATCAAGCCGGCTGAGCCAGAACGCATTCGAAAAACGGTGTATGGCTTGCTGCTGCTTGATAAAAATGGCCAACCTATTTCTCAGCGATCGCTTTCAAGCTACATGGGTGAGATGACCATGATGAAATCCACTGGAAAATTATTGCTCGATGATGGGAAACATACAGGTGAAATGCGCTATGAAAATGGCAAACTCAAAGAAATTAAATTTGGTCCTTTAACCGGATTGAATGCGCTGGAAGCGGCCAAGCAGTCAAAGTTTTTGCAAGTCACGTTTATTGAAGGTGATTTTATTATTGGATCTTCATAA
- a CDS encoding DinB family protein, whose amino-acid sequence MNWRELISAEAAPAYKATERLLGHVDENALNWKPNSGENWMTVGQLLFHLSRSCGAGCRGLVTGDWGLPENVDPSKMKGHAIASAERLASVQNVEEAKKLLAEDKSLMYEMLEKCTDQALDTKLLTAPWHPVPMLLGYRMLQCVEHLVQHKGQLFYYLKLQGKPMHTGMLWGA is encoded by the coding sequence ATGAATTGGCGTGAATTGATTTCGGCTGAAGCAGCGCCTGCCTACAAAGCGACTGAAAGGCTTTTGGGGCATGTGGATGAGAACGCATTGAATTGGAAGCCAAATTCTGGTGAAAATTGGATGACAGTCGGGCAATTGCTTTTTCATCTTTCGCGCTCGTGCGGGGCTGGCTGTCGCGGGCTCGTGACAGGCGATTGGGGCTTGCCGGAAAATGTTGACCCGAGTAAAATGAAAGGCCATGCCATTGCATCGGCTGAGCGATTGGCATCGGTTCAGAATGTGGAAGAAGCCAAAAAATTGTTGGCAGAAGACAAATCGCTCATGTACGAAATGCTCGAAAAATGTACGGATCAGGCGTTGGACACAAAACTTTTGACGGCGCCATGGCATCCTGTGCCAATGCTGCTCGGCTATCGTATGCTTCAATGCGTGGAGCATTTGGTTCAACATAAAGGGCAGCTTTTTTATTATTTGAAATTGCAGGGAAAGCCGATGCACACGGGAATGCTTTGGGGTGCTTGA
- a CDS encoding F0F1 ATP synthase subunit epsilon — protein MADNSFELDLVTPEESVFSGKVVSVTAPGDYGSFQVMRDHAPMLASLGTGEVKLVLPNKSEQTYSLSDGFFEVSDNKAILLAEKIN, from the coding sequence ATGGCCGATAACTCTTTTGAATTGGACTTGGTGACGCCTGAGGAAAGTGTTTTCAGCGGCAAAGTCGTCAGCGTTACGGCACCGGGAGATTATGGGTCTTTTCAGGTAATGAGAGACCACGCGCCGATGCTGGCTTCGCTCGGTACGGGAGAAGTAAAACTTGTTTTGCCGAATAAATCCGAACAGACGTATTCGCTAAGCGACGGCTTTTTTGAAGTAAGCGACAATAAAGCAATCCTTTTGGCGGAAAAAATTAACTAA
- a CDS encoding electron transfer flavoprotein-ubiquinone oxidoreductase, which produces MSLQPQIERETLEMDVLFVGAGPANLAAAIRLKQLIDKHNETASEKLDPEIALIEKGKSVGAHLLSGAILDTRALKELIPDYIEKNCPIEATVEQERVFFLTEEKKFNMPFLPASFKNHGSPLISLSKFGKWLGKMAEEMGINLFEGIAGAEPIIENGQVLGVRTDDKGRDKNGQPKPNFEPGMNIHAKVTVLGEGARGSLTKKIARQLSLEADATPQAYETGVKEIWEIPSGRIKKGTAIHSFGFPLPATIYGGGWIYALSETRLSIGFVTALDAADPTNDPHFNLQRFKTHPFVRELLNGGTLIGYGAKAISGGGYASIPKLFANGLLLTGESGGFLNSMRLKGIHLSMKSGMLAAETIFDALKKKDFSEETLKTYREAFEQSWAKEELYEVRNFRQAFNYGLYSGAIRVGLQQLFSGRLVAKQLDHDPDHMQMEHFHRLHRARYLEVKADFKYDGKLTFDKLTDLYESGTTHEENQPCHLFIVPDLITDICNTKCTVEYGNPCQFFCPAKVYEMVVTDEKMGTKKLHLNPANCVHCKTCDIADPYQVITWKVPEGGGGPNYNKG; this is translated from the coding sequence ATGAGTCTTCAACCACAGATAGAACGAGAAACTTTGGAAATGGACGTGCTATTTGTCGGTGCAGGACCGGCAAATTTAGCGGCGGCCATTCGTCTAAAGCAATTGATTGATAAACATAACGAAACGGCATCGGAAAAACTCGACCCGGAAATTGCACTTATAGAAAAAGGAAAGTCCGTTGGTGCGCATTTGCTCTCCGGCGCGATTTTGGACACGCGCGCGCTCAAAGAGCTCATTCCCGATTACATAGAAAAAAATTGCCCGATTGAAGCAACAGTCGAACAGGAACGCGTGTTTTTCCTCACGGAGGAAAAAAAGTTCAACATGCCTTTTTTACCCGCGAGTTTCAAAAATCATGGCTCACCGCTTATTTCTTTAAGCAAGTTTGGAAAATGGCTTGGAAAAATGGCTGAGGAAATGGGAATTAACCTGTTTGAAGGCATTGCAGGAGCAGAACCCATCATTGAAAACGGGCAGGTGCTGGGCGTTCGCACCGACGACAAAGGACGCGACAAAAACGGCCAGCCGAAACCAAACTTTGAGCCAGGCATGAACATTCATGCCAAAGTGACCGTTTTGGGCGAAGGCGCGCGCGGCTCGCTGACGAAAAAAATCGCGCGGCAGCTCAGCCTCGAAGCCGATGCAACGCCGCAAGCCTACGAAACTGGCGTGAAAGAAATTTGGGAAATTCCATCGGGACGAATAAAAAAAGGAACGGCGATTCATAGCTTTGGATTTCCGCTGCCCGCCACGATTTACGGCGGCGGCTGGATTTATGCCCTGTCTGAAACGCGCCTTTCCATTGGCTTTGTCACGGCGCTCGACGCTGCCGATCCAACAAACGATCCGCACTTCAATTTGCAACGCTTCAAAACACATCCTTTTGTTCGCGAGCTTTTGAACGGCGGAACCTTGATCGGCTATGGCGCAAAGGCAATTTCCGGCGGCGGCTATGCGTCGATACCAAAGCTGTTTGCAAACGGCCTTTTGCTTACAGGCGAATCAGGCGGATTTTTAAATTCCATGCGGCTAAAAGGCATTCATCTCAGCATGAAATCAGGCATGCTCGCCGCCGAAACCATTTTCGACGCATTGAAAAAAAAGGATTTCTCAGAGGAAACGTTGAAAACCTATCGAGAGGCTTTTGAACAATCCTGGGCGAAAGAGGAACTCTATGAAGTTCGCAATTTTCGGCAAGCATTTAATTATGGGCTTTATTCGGGCGCGATTCGCGTTGGCTTGCAGCAACTCTTCAGCGGACGCTTGGTGGCGAAGCAACTGGATCACGATCCCGATCACATGCAAATGGAGCATTTCCATCGATTGCATCGCGCTCGCTATCTTGAAGTAAAAGCTGATTTCAAATATGATGGGAAATTAACCTTCGATAAGCTCACGGATTTGTATGAATCAGGCACGACTCACGAGGAAAATCAACCGTGCCATTTGTTCATTGTCCCGGATCTCATCACCGATATTTGCAATACCAAATGTACTGTTGAATATGGGAATCCTTGCCAATTTTTTTGTCCGGCAAAAGTCTACGAAATGGTGGTAACTGACGAAAAAATGGGGACAAAAAAGCTACATCTTAATCCGGCTAATTGCGTGCATTGCAAAACTTGCGACATCGCCGATCCTTATCAAGTCATCACTTGGAAAGTGCCGGAAGGCGGCGGCGGGCCTAATTATAACAAGGGCTGA
- a CDS encoding ubiquinol-cytochrome c reductase iron-sulfur subunit: MLNEKQLKTKKGERMGRNAAKYDNEVRLGDMPESPSEFSGSIDSGSDEATSFGMRRNFMGKVTKEAVRLSNSATGDETPKEQKAEPKEKNQVEKTSETSSSGVFSRKSTSLNTTTMRLGNIDSNSSAVVSETVEFRAERRGFLEKIVAGMATLLGISVLYPVSQYVIPPAKKKAVETQKAVGKVSEVPQDSGKIYRFAGDRVLVLNYKGELKAMSAVCTHLGCLVQWRTDEQLVYCACHGARYTKEGEIISGPQPAPLKPYGVHVEGDDIVLSVI, from the coding sequence TTGCTAAACGAAAAACAATTAAAAACAAAAAAAGGAGAAAGAATGGGCAGGAATGCTGCTAAGTACGATAATGAAGTTCGACTTGGTGATATGCCCGAATCGCCTTCAGAGTTTTCCGGCTCAATAGATTCGGGAAGTGACGAAGCCACTTCTTTTGGAATGAGACGCAATTTTATGGGGAAAGTTACAAAAGAAGCTGTACGGCTTAGTAATAGTGCAACTGGGGACGAAACCCCAAAAGAGCAAAAAGCAGAGCCAAAGGAAAAAAATCAAGTTGAAAAAACCTCTGAAACTTCAAGTTCAGGTGTTTTTTCAAGAAAGTCAACATCGCTTAACACAACAACTATGAGATTAGGAAATATTGATTCGAACAGTAGCGCTGTTGTTTCTGAAACAGTCGAGTTTAGAGCAGAGCGTCGTGGGTTTCTTGAAAAAATTGTTGCTGGAATGGCAACGTTACTTGGCATCAGCGTGCTGTATCCCGTATCGCAGTATGTGATTCCGCCAGCCAAGAAGAAGGCCGTTGAAACACAAAAAGCAGTAGGGAAAGTATCGGAAGTTCCTCAGGATTCAGGTAAAATTTATCGTTTTGCAGGTGACAGGGTTTTGGTTTTGAACTACAAGGGCGAGCTAAAGGCGATGTCTGCGGTCTGCACTCACTTGGGTTGCTTGGTTCAATGGAGAACCGATGAGCAGCTTGTTTATTGCGCTTGCCACGGAGCAAGATATACCAAAGAAGGTGAAATTATTAGCGGCCCTCAGCCTGCGCCATTGAAGCCTTATGGCGTACATGTGGAGGGTGATGATATTGTACTCTCAGTTATTTAA
- a CDS encoding cytochrome b: MDRISKPTNADSEAFMPQQSRMQSIASAIDETTSGFNLMKWLGERSYVFEPIVHFLSKKAVPQHRISIWYYFGGLTLFFFVIQIVTGLLLLLYYKPTEQEAFSSFLYIQKEVPYGWLIRQIHSWSANLMVLMLFIHMFSTFFMKAYRKPRELMWITGFVLCLLTLGFGFTGYLLPWNELAFFATQIGTEVPKAAPGGEVIVELLRGGEDVTGATLTRMFSFHVVLIPGITLLVLSAHLLLMQILGTSVPIGYKEQGLVKGYDPFFPNFLMKDLIGWMIGFALLLYLAVNLPWELGVKADPLAPAPQGIKPEWYFWAQFQLLKDFKFPGGELTAIIMFTIGGVAWALVPFIDRQSAREEKSPAFTIAGVLVLVFMLVESYRVYLEYGF, translated from the coding sequence ATGGACAGGATTTCAAAACCAACCAATGCTGATTCTGAGGCGTTTATGCCACAGCAATCAAGAATGCAATCTATCGCTTCTGCGATTGACGAAACAACCAGCGGCTTTAATTTGATGAAATGGCTCGGCGAAAGAAGTTATGTGTTTGAGCCAATTGTTCATTTTCTTTCTAAAAAAGCAGTTCCTCAGCATCGTATCTCGATTTGGTACTACTTTGGCGGACTGACTTTATTTTTCTTTGTCATTCAGATTGTTACCGGTTTACTGCTTTTACTTTATTACAAACCGACCGAACAGGAAGCATTTTCTTCCTTCTTATACATTCAAAAAGAAGTTCCGTATGGCTGGCTGATTCGTCAGATTCATAGCTGGTCGGCAAACCTGATGGTGCTCATGCTTTTCATTCACATGTTTAGCACCTTCTTCATGAAAGCTTACCGCAAACCGCGCGAGCTCATGTGGATTACCGGCTTTGTCCTTTGTCTTTTGACCTTGGGCTTCGGTTTCACCGGTTATCTCTTGCCTTGGAACGAACTGGCTTTCTTTGCAACACAAATCGGTACAGAAGTTCCAAAAGCCGCACCAGGTGGCGAAGTAATTGTAGAATTGCTCCGCGGTGGTGAAGATGTGACAGGCGCAACTTTAACTCGCATGTTCTCTTTCCACGTTGTTTTAATTCCTGGTATCACTTTGCTTGTCCTTTCTGCTCACTTGCTTTTGATGCAGATTTTGGGAACTTCCGTTCCAATTGGCTATAAAGAACAAGGTTTGGTAAAAGGCTACGATCCATTCTTCCCGAACTTCTTGATGAAAGATTTGATCGGCTGGATGATCGGTTTTGCCTTGTTGCTTTATCTTGCCGTCAATCTTCCATGGGAGCTTGGTGTGAAAGCTGATCCGCTGGCTCCTGCCCCGCAGGGAATTAAACCAGAATGGTATTTCTGGGCTCAGTTCCAGTTGCTCAAAGATTTCAAATTCCCAGGTGGCGAATTGACCGCAATTATCATGTTCACAATTGGTGGCGTTGCATGGGCTTTAGTTCCATTCATTGATCGCCAATCCGCACGCGAAGAAAAGAGTCCTGCATTTACCATTGCAGGTGTGCTCGTATTGGTTTTCATGCTGGTTGAATCCTACCGCGTTTATCTCGAGTACGGCTTCTAA
- a CDS encoding S66 peptidase family protein, with the protein MVLKPKRLAPGDVIGLVAPASPIENVEKIEQAAHYLESQGYWVKYGAHIRKAYGYLAGTDEERAEDLNRMFADPDVTAIFCLRGGYGSPRILKLLDYDLIARNPKILAGYSDITALSLAIFAKTGLITFSAPMLTTDFANTDVYAFEAFWKMITIPDVFGHIENHPLHERKPLKEGIAIGRLFGGNLSLCSVLVGTEFMPKLDDAIFFAEDIGEEPYRVDRLLSQLENANILAHLSGLIFGQFTNAIPKHELSLTMEDVFARYVAPLKENASAMSGLSYGHVKHKHVLPVGAKAKLGVAAAGCELEILESVVS; encoded by the coding sequence ATGGTTTTAAAACCCAAACGCTTAGCGCCGGGAGATGTCATCGGATTGGTTGCGCCGGCAAGCCCGATTGAAAATGTTGAAAAAATAGAGCAAGCTGCGCACTATTTGGAATCGCAAGGTTATTGGGTCAAATACGGGGCGCACATTCGGAAGGCATACGGCTACTTGGCTGGCACGGACGAAGAACGAGCCGAAGACTTGAACCGCATGTTTGCCGACCCGGACGTGACGGCTATTTTTTGTTTGCGAGGTGGATACGGGTCGCCGCGCATCTTGAAGCTTTTAGATTACGATTTGATTGCCCGCAACCCGAAAATTTTGGCGGGCTACTCCGATATTACCGCACTTTCCCTGGCTATTTTTGCCAAAACAGGATTAATTACTTTTTCCGCCCCAATGCTGACGACCGATTTTGCCAATACCGATGTCTATGCGTTTGAAGCTTTTTGGAAAATGATCACAATCCCGGATGTTTTTGGTCACATTGAAAACCATCCTTTGCATGAGCGAAAGCCGCTGAAAGAAGGCATCGCAATCGGGCGCTTATTTGGTGGCAATCTTTCGCTTTGTTCAGTTTTGGTTGGCACGGAATTTATGCCAAAGCTGGACGATGCCATTTTTTTTGCTGAAGATATTGGAGAAGAACCTTATCGGGTTGATAGACTGCTCTCTCAGTTGGAAAACGCAAATATTTTAGCGCATCTTTCCGGTTTGATCTTTGGCCAATTTACCAATGCGATACCGAAGCATGAGTTGTCACTCACAATGGAAGATGTTTTTGCGCGATATGTTGCGCCGTTGAAAGAAAATGCTTCGGCAATGTCAGGTCTTTCTTATGGACATGTAAAGCATAAACATGTGCTTCCAGTTGGGGCGAAAGCTAAATTAGGTGTAGCTGCGGCAGGTTGCGAATTGGAAATTCTTGAAAGCGTAGTGTCTTAG
- a CDS encoding OPT family oligopeptide transporter translates to MNHPTNSNTTPSTPNFTLRAILTGMIVGAILTPCNVYSGLKIGWSFNMSITAALLGYALWKIFADVFRAEPWSLQENTYNQTTASAAASIISGGLVAPIPAYTMLTGESLAVPILIFWVFIVSFLGVIVAVGLRRQMLIHDKIPFPSGIATAETITDLHAKGKDSLKKITWLFSTGALSFGLKLLNDMLVSLPRLHLFQPLSGLYTSPGGVKAYTLKKAGFFFDPSLLMLGFGMIIGTRAGISLLLGAVISWLVLPPFLFASGAVAIPDSQSEFWFSELVTWTLWPGVGLMVTSSLTSFGIGLFKLFTKSRETHREQNRFENDENIDEKTAKSYKTVFIFSLLVTLIVLTIAQFQIFNIPMVMGALAVLASMILGIVSSRVSGETGIPPIGALGKVTQLSFGLLNPGNISANLMTANVTGGAAGQSSDLLHDLKAGLLLNVDHRFQVVAQVFGILTGSIVGSLVYLFLIPDPQTQLITAEWPAPAVATWKSVAELMAKGVTHFPAGAIEALIFAAVAGFMLAILENILPEKALNFVPSASAMGLAFIIPASLSLTMFAGAMLVLVLKKINNPFAKSFALVIAAGLVAGESIGGIVAVVWKAMVN, encoded by the coding sequence TTGAATCATCCAACCAATTCCAACACAACACCAAGCACACCAAATTTTACATTACGCGCCATTTTGACTGGCATGATTGTCGGGGCGATTTTAACGCCGTGCAACGTGTATAGCGGGCTGAAAATCGGCTGGTCGTTTAATATGTCCATTACGGCGGCGCTGCTTGGCTATGCGCTTTGGAAAATTTTTGCCGATGTTTTCCGCGCCGAGCCTTGGTCGCTGCAAGAAAATACCTACAATCAAACCACCGCGTCGGCGGCGGCATCCATCATTTCCGGCGGCTTGGTTGCGCCGATTCCGGCCTATACGATGCTCACCGGCGAAAGCCTTGCCGTGCCGATTTTGATATTTTGGGTTTTCATCGTCAGCTTTTTGGGCGTGATTGTCGCCGTCGGACTTCGACGGCAGATGCTCATTCACGACAAGATTCCCTTTCCGTCCGGCATCGCCACCGCCGAGACCATCACGGATTTGCACGCCAAAGGCAAGGATAGTTTGAAAAAAATCACTTGGCTTTTTTCAACCGGCGCACTCAGTTTCGGGCTGAAGCTCTTGAATGACATGCTCGTCAGCCTGCCACGATTGCACTTGTTTCAACCGCTTTCGGGACTCTACACCTCGCCCGGCGGCGTGAAAGCCTACACGCTGAAAAAAGCCGGATTCTTTTTCGACCCGTCGCTTTTGATGCTGGGCTTCGGCATGATTATCGGCACGCGGGCGGGCATTTCGTTGCTGTTGGGAGCGGTGATTTCGTGGCTCGTGCTTCCGCCGTTTCTTTTTGCGTCGGGCGCGGTGGCGATTCCCGATTCGCAAAGCGAATTTTGGTTTTCCGAACTGGTCACATGGACGCTTTGGCCGGGCGTCGGCTTGATGGTTACTTCCTCATTGACCTCGTTCGGCATCGGGTTGTTCAAACTTTTTACCAAATCAAGGGAAACGCATCGCGAGCAAAACCGATTTGAAAACGATGAAAATATTGATGAAAAAACGGCCAAAAGTTATAAAACGGTCTTCATTTTTAGCCTTCTCGTTACGCTGATTGTGCTCACCATTGCGCAATTTCAGATTTTCAATATTCCTATGGTGATGGGCGCGTTAGCCGTGCTGGCGTCCATGATTTTGGGAATCGTCTCGTCGCGCGTTTCGGGCGAAACCGGCATTCCGCCCATTGGCGCGTTGGGCAAGGTGACGCAGCTCAGTTTCGGTTTGCTCAATCCGGGAAACATTTCTGCGAACCTGATGACGGCAAATGTCACGGGCGGTGCCGCCGGACAAAGCTCGGATTTGCTCCACGATTTGAAAGCCGGACTTTTGCTCAATGTCGATCATCGATTTCAGGTAGTGGCGCAGGTTTTTGGAATTTTGACCGGTTCAATTGTCGGCAGTTTGGTGTATTTATTTTTAATTCCCGACCCGCAAACGCAGCTTATCACCGCTGAATGGCCGGCGCCGGCAGTTGCGACTTGGAAATCTGTGGCTGAACTCATGGCCAAAGGCGTGACGCATTTTCCGGCGGGCGCGATTGAGGCGCTTATTTTTGCCGCTGTGGCAGGATTTATGCTCGCCATTTTGGAAAACATTCTGCCGGAAAAAGCTCTGAATTTCGTCCCAAGCGCTTCGGCAATGGGACTGGCATTTATTATTCCGGCATCGCTGAGCCTCACCATGTTTGCTGGAGCAATGCTCGTTTTAGTGTTGAAAAAAATAAATAATCCGTTCGCAAAAAGTTTCGCATTGGTCATTGCAGCCGGACTGGTGGCAGGCGAAAGCATTGGCGGCATTGTGGCGGTCGTGTGGAAAGCGATGGTGAATTAA